In one window of Rathayibacter caricis DSM 15933 DNA:
- a CDS encoding DUF11 domain-containing protein codes for MSRTERSGPADRRRGGLRAAVTAATGCALVGGLLGGGALALPAAAAGDPPRTTLDNTLLHGGATNGGVTTVSAWLRAGEVLQVDLHPLKGGSGSGEGESGGGTAAVTAPDGTVLDAQVFPRGAPPSTAAGGSFVADATGVFRVSVTDDDVTAPVNLVWSIGVSSAEGEAIAGRVWSTSYGIQSGARESYPRAEDRRSTFTLHAVTETGARYDMTLRDYDGVASTLQATNKGNVRVGSSDPSYLSVPMPQSTEAGGIGEQYLQPSGRTGVDGLQTYKLFLDPPSADLPASIAPAYAAPTIADLAYRRSGSGSNAGSLTGVLGTQPGTVGVDIDADGDGRWDGERDVHLTEIVAAPGPFAVAWDGLDGRGDAVDTTDPDVRFRAAIGRTNEFHFTRVDAETSVGGVSIVRSTGGGGDPAAIHWDDSLLEESNSERYSVTSRVSSGAEGVDSSAGVHRWRSDDTDQDRTPNANDSVHGSYGDLRAIDDWAYGADGTSAEAGLGALAPHVTIGKTSSVASDAPLTPGARVPYRVTLTSDGTGDAVDASAVDFLDEGVLDDADLDEASIRTSHGSAAVDPATGRITWAAGTLPVGTVAELLFDVVLHVGGDGDRSLVNTACLASAPFQPSESTVGTDANPCATVPHTVGEARLWLRKTASQPSAEHGGAAGFDVVVGNSGTVDASGVTVTDVPALEHLLDATIEDGAGGVQPATEPVTGLSIPAGGQVALHVSGRVADGYDALTVRNRATITEQPTGFEPPLVENACADEPTASCAEIPVPPLEGRLEIVKTALTGTVAHGGRAGFEIAVRNTGDRPAGGFTVVDLPTLAHLSDVTISQDGGPESGDLSVEGLNLAPGATTVFRVTGTVADGVDAWTIPNRASIDDLPEGFAPTVVGNPCADDTAASCAEVVVPPIGVVPTVIATTATLASTGVAGGAGVLGAGTLLLAGGGLLLVRRLRPRSGRA; via the coding sequence ATGAGTCGAACGGAACGATCGGGGCCGGCTGATCGTCGGAGGGGCGGCCTCCGGGCGGCGGTCACCGCGGCGACGGGCTGCGCGCTCGTCGGCGGACTGCTCGGCGGGGGAGCCCTGGCGCTGCCCGCGGCGGCGGCGGGCGACCCTCCGCGGACCACGCTCGACAACACCCTGCTGCACGGCGGAGCGACCAACGGGGGCGTCACGACCGTCTCGGCCTGGCTGCGCGCGGGCGAGGTGCTGCAGGTCGACCTGCATCCGCTGAAGGGCGGCTCGGGGTCGGGCGAGGGGGAGAGCGGCGGAGGGACCGCGGCGGTCACCGCGCCCGACGGCACCGTGCTCGACGCGCAGGTGTTCCCGCGCGGGGCGCCGCCGAGCACCGCCGCGGGCGGATCCTTCGTCGCCGACGCGACCGGCGTCTTCCGGGTGAGCGTGACCGACGACGACGTGACCGCGCCGGTCAACCTCGTCTGGAGCATCGGCGTCTCGTCGGCTGAGGGGGAGGCGATCGCGGGCCGGGTCTGGTCGACGTCCTACGGGATCCAGTCCGGAGCGCGCGAGAGTTATCCGCGCGCCGAGGACCGGCGCTCCACTTTCACGCTGCACGCCGTCACCGAGACGGGGGCGCGCTACGACATGACGCTGCGCGACTACGACGGAGTCGCGTCCACGCTCCAGGCGACGAACAAGGGCAACGTGCGGGTCGGCTCCTCCGATCCCTCCTACCTCTCGGTGCCGATGCCGCAGTCGACCGAGGCGGGAGGTATCGGAGAGCAGTACCTCCAGCCGTCGGGCCGCACGGGAGTCGACGGACTGCAGACGTACAAGCTGTTCCTCGATCCTCCCTCGGCCGATCTGCCCGCCTCGATCGCGCCCGCCTACGCCGCGCCCACCATCGCCGACCTCGCCTACCGGCGCTCCGGCTCGGGTTCGAACGCCGGCTCGCTGACCGGAGTGCTCGGCACCCAGCCCGGCACGGTCGGAGTCGACATCGACGCCGACGGCGACGGCCGCTGGGACGGCGAGCGCGACGTCCACCTGACCGAGATCGTCGCCGCGCCCGGGCCCTTCGCCGTCGCATGGGACGGCCTGGACGGCCGCGGCGACGCCGTCGACACGACCGACCCCGACGTCCGGTTCCGGGCCGCGATCGGCCGTACCAACGAGTTCCACTTCACCCGGGTCGACGCCGAGACCTCGGTCGGCGGCGTATCGATCGTGCGCTCCACCGGCGGCGGCGGCGATCCCGCGGCGATCCACTGGGACGACTCGCTGCTCGAGGAATCGAACTCCGAGCGCTACTCCGTCACCTCGCGCGTCTCCTCCGGCGCCGAGGGGGTCGACTCGAGCGCAGGGGTGCACCGCTGGCGCAGCGACGACACCGACCAGGACCGGACGCCCAACGCGAACGACTCCGTGCACGGGTCCTACGGGGACCTGCGCGCCATCGACGACTGGGCCTACGGAGCCGACGGGACGTCCGCCGAGGCGGGCCTCGGGGCGCTGGCCCCGCACGTCACGATCGGCAAGACCTCGTCGGTCGCCTCGGACGCGCCGCTGACCCCCGGAGCCCGGGTGCCCTACCGGGTGACCCTGACCTCCGACGGCACCGGCGACGCGGTGGACGCCTCGGCCGTGGACTTCCTCGACGAGGGGGTGCTCGACGACGCCGATCTGGACGAGGCCTCGATCCGCACCTCGCACGGCTCGGCGGCGGTCGATCCCGCGACCGGGCGGATCACCTGGGCGGCGGGGACCCTGCCGGTGGGCACGGTCGCGGAGCTCCTCTTCGACGTCGTCCTCCACGTCGGCGGAGACGGGGACCGCTCGCTCGTCAACACGGCCTGCCTCGCATCGGCGCCCTTCCAGCCCTCCGAGTCGACCGTCGGCACCGATGCGAACCCCTGCGCGACGGTGCCGCACACGGTGGGCGAGGCCCGGCTGTGGCTCCGCAAGACGGCCTCGCAGCCGTCGGCCGAGCACGGCGGCGCGGCGGGCTTCGACGTCGTCGTGGGCAACTCCGGCACCGTCGACGCGTCCGGAGTGACGGTCACCGACGTGCCTGCTCTCGAACACCTCCTGGACGCGACGATCGAGGACGGCGCCGGAGGAGTGCAGCCCGCGACCGAGCCGGTCACGGGACTCAGCATCCCGGCGGGCGGGCAGGTCGCCCTGCACGTCAGCGGCCGGGTGGCCGACGGCTACGACGCGCTCACGGTGCGCAACCGCGCGACGATCACCGAGCAGCCGACCGGCTTCGAGCCTCCCCTCGTCGAGAACGCCTGCGCCGACGAGCCCACCGCCTCCTGCGCCGAGATCCCGGTGCCGCCCCTCGAGGGCCGGCTCGAGATCGTCAAGACCGCCCTGACCGGGACGGTCGCGCACGGCGGTCGGGCCGGCTTCGAGATCGCGGTCCGCAACACGGGCGATCGACCGGCCGGAGGATTCACGGTCGTCGACCTGCCGACGCTCGCGCACCTCTCCGACGTGACGATCTCGCAGGACGGCGGCCCGGAGTCGGGGGACCTGTCGGTCGAGGGCCTGAACCTCGCTCCGGGAGCGACGACCGTGTTCCGCGTCACCGGCACCGTCGCGGACGGCGTCGACGCGTGGACGATCCCGAACCGCGCCTCGATCGACGATCTGCCCGAGGGCTTCGCGCCCACCGTCGTGGGCAACCCGTGCGCCGATGACACCGCGGCGTCCTGCGCCGAGGTGGTCGTGCCGCCGATCGGGGTGGTCCCCACGGTGATCGCGACCACCGCGACCCTCGCGTCGACCGGTGTCGCCGGTGGAGCGGGCGTGCTCGGCGCGGGGACGCTGCTGCTGGCCGGCGGCGGCCTGCTGCTGGTCCGACGCCTCCGTCCGAGGTCCGGCCGCGCCTGA